In Triticum urartu cultivar G1812 chromosome 6, Tu2.1, whole genome shotgun sequence, the following proteins share a genomic window:
- the LOC125513205 gene encoding uncharacterized protein LOC125513205 has translation MAFPAPAAVFLDENLPIHRGKRADGLNARPLKPSAKPSARKALRDVSNTSKPQAPSIQKGHPLKDRSVLKDKSALRSQEAIKKNPLSKTTIYADEATKKCHEWAKGGVEGTHFTGNDAQRLDSDKIDKRVKKKVEKITSALHDWSDVIFDPLLFPAKTVAPFHEEVNVLELEPEILPDISGRLSISGDKAKLTEDSFDEVELDSYSFLEDKPVEFQLRDELSLYPWSLESVN, from the exons ATGGCTTTCCCAGCTCCAGCTGCTGTATTCCTTGATGAGAACCTGCCAATCCATAGAG GCAAGAGGGCTGATGGGCTCAATGCCAGGCCACTGAAACCATCAGCAAAGCCATCAGCAAGGAAGGCTCTGCGGGATGTGTCCAACACCAGCAAGCCCCAAGCGCCTAGCATTCAAAAAGGCCACCCCTTGAAGGATAGGTCCGTCCTGAAAGACAAGTCTGCTCTTCGCAGCCAAGAAGCCATTAAGAAGAACCCACTGAGCAAGACTACAATCTATGCTGATGAAGCCACCAAAAAATGCCATGAATGGGCCAAGGGTGGGGTGGAGGGCACCCACTTCACTGGGAATGATGCTCAGAGGTTGGACAGTGACAAGATAGACAAAC GTGTCAAGAAGAAAGTGGAGAAAATAACGTCAGCATTGCATGATTGGTCAGATGTGATATTTGATCCTCTGCTGTTTCCAGCTAAG ACAGTTGCACCGTTTCATGAAGAAGTAAATGTGCTGGAACTGGAGCCTGAGATTCTTCCAGACATCAGTGGGCGTCTCTCGATTTCAG GCGATAAGGCAAAGCTGACTGAAGATTCTTTTGATGAAGTTGAGCTTGATAGCTACTCATTCCTGGAGGACAAGCCTGTTGAGTTTCAGCTGAGAGACGAGTTAAGTCTTTATCCGTGGAGCCTGGAGTCAGTGAACTGA